From Haliotis asinina isolate JCU_RB_2024 chromosome 8, JCU_Hal_asi_v2, whole genome shotgun sequence, a single genomic window includes:
- the LOC137294069 gene encoding copper chaperone for superoxide dismutase-like, with amino-acid sequence MAAPMKMEFAVQMTCQGCVNSVRKVLNGVPGIISVDVRLDTEQVIVESSLPSSQVKDLLETTGKRAVLQGYGSSKGPQHLGAAVSIMETGNSLVKGVVRLIQNDETTCVVEGTVDGLPKGTHTVCVHELGDLSNGCNSCGDIFGLTDKVKGIITELQVGEDGRGIFRCENSSLKVWDLIGRSMIVHHGQKEEIIKAGNSNRMVCGIIARSAGLFENSKKICACDGVTIWEERDKPQTGPQRQSKSTL; translated from the exons ATGGCGGCCCCCATGAaa ATGGAGTTTGCTGTTCAGATGACATGCCAGGGTTGTGTCAATTCTGTCAGAAAGGTTCTGAATGGTGTACCAG GGATAATTTCAGTTGACGTTCGTCTGGACACAGAACAAGTGATTGTTGAGAGTTCTCTCCCCTCATCCCAAGTTAAAGATCTGCTAGAGACAACAGGCAAGAGAGCCGTCCTCCAGGGATATGGATCAAGTAAGG GTCCGCAACATCTGGGGGCAGCTGTTTCTATCATGGAGACTGGAAATAGTTTGGTGAAGGGTGTTGTACGACTAATCCAGAATGATGAGACTACCTGTGTTGTGGAAGGGACAGTAGATGGACTGCCCAAAGGGACACACACTGTATGTGTACATGAGCTGGGGGATCTCTCTAACGGATGCAACAG CTGTGGTGACATCTTTGGATTAACAGACAAG GTGAAAGGCATTATCACAGAACTGCAAGTTGGGGAAGATGGCCGTGGAATATTTCGCTGTGAGAACTCCAGTTTGAAAGTGTGGGATCTAATTGGTCGATCAATGATTGTACATCATGGCCAAAAAGAGGAGATAATCAAGGCAGGCAATTCCAACAG AATGGTGTGTGGCATCATTGCCAGATCTGCCGGTCTGTTTGAGAACTCTAAGAAGATCTGTGCATGTGATGGAGTGACAATATGGGAGGAGAGAGATAAGCCCCAGACAGGGCCTCAGAGACAAAGCAAATCCACACTCTGA
- the LOC137294070 gene encoding uncharacterized protein has protein sequence MSHLNMTYPKKKRKRSVTGNPPELPQNTCVFCRSSEDCEEDYGKIIKKCGFTVHYFCMLFASGLSQSGKTETQGIFGFMPGDIRRELKRGNRLRCTYCKERGATIGCVVTSCRKAFHLTCGRKKGSLHQFFDSFRSYCPDHRPRQTVQISDRLAFVGTANTVCSICMYAVVARSSHETMRAPCCKNSWFHRSCIQRYAMSAGLYFFKCPLCNSKDLFQSEMLHCGIYIPDQDASWEREPNAYQDLYERYSHCDAANCKCPEGRDYDQDSTKWEIIVCEYCGSKGSHAACRGLVLIRKDYACDDCAEIEKKRSKKCGKKSPPRVRNRTQAELQHLLEARVAELVTQKSNQNTTDSTQTTPKSKGSTPTLGPLRSARRSRGGRSGDVVVMQHEGTDAEVDVEGTGSDNEASPSETPAMKKRRLNLQRSSRSQTKKMGRHVSTVSSDPHSSSIHTTRTKNYSNYVTLSTVTDKDVRKWGSRETASSNASLLNYMDDSDGRSQTSDSDSEICAVDEVHEDSTKKTVTIKWKGKKIKIYKEVEKDDSEDISKWSLHLEVGDSDDLKPSTSRTPPPDQRKVQEESPPQLVPIDDEITIRCTPPTRPYMLNMRQQTDKITGQDVKSEEAPPVLFPVWEEDSQRGDSRITRSMSVESKNSNSQDFLDSREIMSHNTITPRHSRRSLECAFTSQDNRSESPCLVGRYKHDVDAESVSSTANSVICLSSNVSETCENESDCLIVEPVYVTENQRNVSDGKVSYSAQIAVGSPFKDREYPETVPYRQITSGHGSVGVVIDLTDSPSETWHGFSDTDTSSRPNRSSYS, from the exons ATGTCTCACTTAAACATGACGTATCCCAAGAAGAAGAGAAAGAGATCTGTTACCGGCAATCCTCCTGAAT TGCCACAGAATACTTGTGTTTTTTGTCGATCAAGTGAGGACTGTGAAGAGGATTATGGGAAAATCATTAAAAAATGTGGTTTCACTGTCCACTATTTCTGCATG CTGTTTGCCAGTGGTCTCAGCCAGAGTGGCAAGACAGAAACACAAGGAATCTTTGGCTTTATGCCTGGAGACATCAGACGGGAACTCAAGAGAGGCAATAGGCTG CGCTGTACATACTGCAAGGAGAGGGGAGCAACTATTGGTTGCGTGGTCACGTCATGTCGCAAAGCATTTCACCTCACATGTGGCCGCAAGAAGGGATCACTGCATCAGTTCTTTGACTCGTTCAG GTCCTACTGTCCTGATCACCGTCCGCGTCAGACTGTACAGATCAGTGACCGCCTGGCATTTGTAGGGACAGCTAACACTGTGTGCAGTATCTGTATGTATGCAGTGGTTGCACGCTCCTCACATGAGACCATGAGGGCGCCATGCTGCAAGAACTCCTGGTTCCATCGCTCGTGCATACAG AGATATGCGATGTCTGCTGGCCTGTATTTCTTCAAATGTCCTCTGTGCAACAGCAAAGATTTGTTCCAGTCAGAGATGCTTCACTGTGGAATATATATCCCTGACCA AGATGCGTCGTGGGAGCGAGAGCCGAATGCCTACCAGGATCTATATGAGAGATATTCACACTGTGATGCTGCCAACTGCAAGTGTCCAGAAGGCCGAGATTATGACCAAGACAGCAC GAAGTGGGAGATCATAGTGTGTGAGTACTGTGGGTCCAAGGGCAGCCATGCAGCTTGTCGGGGCTTGGTACTTATACGCAAGGACTACGCCTGTGATGATTGTGCAGAGATTGAGAAGAAAC GAAGTAAAAAATGTGGAAAGAAGAGTCCACCTCGTGTACGGAACAGAACACAAGCTGAACTTCAACATCTTCTAGAAGCAAGAGTCGCAGAACTTGTCACACAAAAATCCAACCAGAATACAACAGATTCTACTCAAACAACTCCTAAATCTAAAGGCAGCACACCCACTTTGGGTCCTCTAAGGTCAGCGCGTCGGTCAAGGGGAGGTCGAAGTGGAGATGTTGTAGTCATGCAGCATGAAGGGACAGATGCTGAGGTTGATGTGGAGGGTACTGGGAGTGACAACGAGGCCTCCCCTTCTGAAACTCCTGCCATGAAGAAAAGGAGATTGAATTTGCAACGATCATCCCGATCCCAAACTAAGAAGATGGGAAGGCATGTGAGCACAGTGAGCAGTGACCCACATTCATCAAGTATTCATACCACAAGGACAAAAAATTATTCCAATTATGTAACTCTGTCGACTGTAACAGACAAGGATGTGAGGAAGTGGGGTTCAAGAGAAACAGCATCATCTAACGCATCCTTACTAAATTACATGGATGATAGTGACGGTAGGTCGCAGAcatctgacagtgacagtgagatCTGTGCTGTGGATGAGGTCCACGAGGATTCCACCAAGAAGACAGTGACCATAAAGTGGAAAGGAAAGAAGATCAAAATCTACAAAGAAGTGGAGAAGGATGATAGTGAGGATATTTCCAAATGGAGTCTTCATCTGGAGGTAGGGGACTCAGATGATCTCAAACCATCCACATCAAGGACACCACCTCCAGACCAGAGGAAGGTCCAGGAGGAGTCGCCCCCTCAACTTGTTCCAATAGATGACGAAATAACAATCAGATGCACTCCCCCAACTAGACCATACATGCTGAATATGAGACAGCAGACGGACAAAATCACGGGACAAGATGTGAAATCTGAGGAAGCTCCACCTGTTTTGTTTCCAGTTTGGGAAGAGGATTCTCAGCGTGGTGACAGTCGAATTACACGCAGCATGTCTGTTGAAAGCAAAAATAGTAACAGCCAAGATTTTCTTGACTCAAGAGAGATTATGTCCCATAATACAATCACACCTAGACATTCAAGAAGGTCTTTGGAGTGTGCTTTCACTTCTCAAGATAATCGCTCTGAGTCACCTTGTTTGGTGGGAAGATACAAACATGATGTTGATGCCGAGAGTGTTTCGTCAACAGCCAACTCAGTTATCTGCTTGTCCTCCAATGTGAGTGAAACTTGTGAGAATGAAAGTGACTGCCTCATAGTAGAACCTGTGTATGTGACCGAGAACCAACGAAATGTTTCAGACGGTAAGGTGTCCTACTCGGCACAGATTGCTGTAGGGAGTCCATTTAAGGATAGAGAGTACCCCGAGACTGTACCCTACCGTCAGATTACATCCGGGCACGGCAGTGTAGGTGTGGTGATAGACTTGACCGACAGTCCATCGGAGACTTGGCATGGCTTTTCTGATACTGATACCTCATCCAGACCAAACAGGTCGTCATATTCATAG